A part of Rhinoderma darwinii isolate aRhiDar2 chromosome 1, aRhiDar2.hap1, whole genome shotgun sequence genomic DNA contains:
- the C1QTNF7 gene encoding complement C1q tumor necrosis factor-related protein 7, producing MMIILLYVTSFALCVSGQPASNKRKGEQQNIRYVCSIPGLPGPPGSPGSNGLVGPHGRIGLPGRDGRDGRKGEQGEKGTAGLRGKTGPLGPIGEKGDQGETGKKGPFGSSGDKGEIGPDGPFGPKGDKGTRGDPGEPGVCKCGEIILKSAFSVGITTSYPQERLPILFNKILFNEAEHYNPSTGKFICAIPGIYYFSYDITVANKHLAISLVHNGEYKIKTFDANTGNHDVASGSTLLYLKPEDEVWLEIFYTDQNGLFSDPSWADSLFSGFLLYADTDYLNALSDDDF from the exons ATGATGATTATTTTGCTATATGTTACAAGTTTTGCACTCTGTGTCAGTGGGCAGCCAGCAAGCAATAAGCGTAAAGGAGAACAGCAGAATATACGGTACGTCTGCAGCATTCCAGGATTGCCGGGGCCTCCAGGATCCCCTGGGTCAAATGGATTAGTTGGGCCACATGGACGAATTGGCCTTCCTGGAAGAGATGGGAGAGATGGCAGAAAAGGTGAACAGGGGGAGAAGGGCACTGCAG GTTTACGGGGAAAAACAGGTCCACTTGGACCGATTGGCGAAAAAGGAGATCAAGGAGAAACTGGCAAAAAAGGACCATTTGGATCATCCGGGGACAAGGGGGAAATTGGACCTGATGGACCATTTGGACCTAAAGGTGATAAGGGGACAAGAGGAGATCCAGGAGAACCAGGAGTGTGCAAGTGTGGTGAGATAATTCTCAAATCTGCTTTCTCAGTCGGGATCACCACCAGTTACCCTCAGGAAAGACTTCCAATTCTATTTAACAAAATTCTCTTTAACGaagcagaacactacaacccatccACTGGGAAGTTTATTTGTGCAATTCCCGGAATATATTATTTCTCCTATGACATCACTGTTGCAAACAAGCACCTGGCCATCAGCCTGGTACATAATGGAGAATATAAAATAAAGACATTTGATGCCAACACAGGAAATCATGATGTTGCCTCAGGCTCCACACTACTCTACCTAAAGCCAGAAGATGAAGTCTGGCTGGAGATATTCTATACAGATCAAAATGGCCTGTTTTCAGATCCCAGTTGGGCAGACAGTTTGTTTTCTGGATTTCTTTTATATGCAGATACTGATTATCTGAATGCCTTGTCTGATGATGATTTTTGA